GTTTCCTGGCTAGAAGTTTTCTCATGCCACCTTGCTGAGGCGACTGCTGGTCCGAAGGTTTCTTGTCGTTGTGTTGCCCTGAGACCCATAACTCCATCAGTTTCTCTGTCAAAGATGCAAGAGGCTGAATACGTCTCCTCTGACAACATTTTCCACGcctttttcagctgttatttttcccattttccaTTCTGTTAAGAATTCTGTAACTCCAGGCTGGGAGCAGAGCCAAGTCTATATAATTTAGTTCCTTTTCACACTAGGCCAGTTAATCTATGACTAAAATTCAAACATTGTTATGGATGCCAGAGGTgttttgtttcagcactgaGGCAGAAATAATCTGGTTTTAATAAGCCTTGGCTAAGGGCTTTTTGCAGATATGACAGAGGAACACTGGTGTGAATTTTCATAAAAAGTCAATTTGATCATTCTATACTTATCATCTGTGCCATCTGAATTCATATctgctgtattttgttgttCCTGTTGACTATTTCTCTTGACTTTTAGAAAGAGTAAATAGTGGTACAGCGGACAAACAATGATTCTTTTCTTACTGCTCCTCATTTGTTCCCTTCCATTCATCACAGGTCAAACTCACATCTGTAATGCTCTCGCTATTTCCTCCCAGCAGAGGTCATCAGCCTATTACTCTACATTATCTGTCATCATCAAAGAGGAAGGATCCACCTGCACTATTTGGTTTCAGCAGGCAGAGTGATTgatctgtccctctgtctcttaATGAAAAAGACTACCTTTGTTCGTGCTTGGGAGCCCTGTGCATGTCCAGTTAAATCACCTTCTACcgtctgtctctttttgttaCTATTAGACGATGGTTTTCTCACTCAGCTGTGGGTCAAAACCCAGTAGGGTATCATACCTACCTGTGGTGGGCAAAACAGGCAGTAGTTTAAGatgtctcttgtttttttcatcttcttttaaTCATTGTAATGAAAAGAACAGAATATTTCTTATAAAGAATTATTATGTGTCATTACACAGAGCGATTGACCTTTTAGTGCTTATTGGTACTTTAATTCCTTATGTATGCATCATATAAAATCATTTAATAGCTTATTTCTTGGTATTTGCTCTGCATCCATGCTGTTGTAAAATGCACTATAGGCTAATGCTGATGTTCTTTTTCCATTAGAGTAATCCATAACACGGGAAAATCCATGCACTTCAAATGTTTTGACCTTTAGAGTTACAGTATTTATGCTTCTGTAATGTTTTTCTGcataaaaaacagcattttaaaagcaggCAAGAGGACCGCATGAGGGCATGTTTAAGCACAGGACTAGCACTGCAATTACTCCAACCAGGAAACTGCACTATAAGGGATAGAAATTATgatatttattaatataataaattCATACAGTACGTCAGCTTGTAAATGTATGCAATTGTAAAAATTATACAATACCATCAGTCGTCTGTAGAGAACGCCACATTTTCTGCAAaggacattttgtgtgtgtccctAACGGCTTACCGTCGGCTCGTACCATCCCGGAAGATTTACCTTTCTCCTGACACGTAGCAACCTCAACAAAGTTGGCAGGGCTCTGGGTAGATTTGTCAAACATTACAGGTAAGCGTGAAcatgtgtgctgcttttataGTTTAAGAATAACCATTGCGTAAGAAAAgataaatgaattattaaagcCACCGCTGTCATCCTGCGGAAGACTTGCAAACCGGGTCTTCACAACTGTTATAGCTAGCATAAGCTGAGCAGTTAGCTAGCTGCAGAGTGAGCGGTACGTTAGCCACCCAAAGATTAGCATCTTTTGCCGTATTGTTACAAGATTGGTTAACTTATCCTTTTAGGTGGTTGTGATTCTCGAGTCATTGGATAGTTGATGCAGTCGGCCAATAATAATTGATTCATAATAGACCAACGACAGTTTTATCTTGGCTTTTGTGTGTGAAGCTACGTTAGCTAGCTGCCTTAGCTCACAGTTGCATTAAAATGACACGGAGGCACTGTTAGCCTAACGGAGGCAGTGCAGAAAATAACGGTTCTACCGCTCTCCTAAGCGTTAATTTAACGTTAGCTAGGAACTTAGCCTGTTAAATATATATCACGTTCGAATAGTTCGTTAGAGACAACGACTTCCGTCAGGTAGCTAATGTTAATTAGGCTGATATTTTGGCCACTGCCTATAAGTTTGCGAGGTGTAGCCataaccatgaaatgttttgttctaTAAAACGTTATTTCACCTGGTTGTGGCCAACTGGATTATTTTCACAGGCACAATGCTGTTTGATCACCATAACAGCATTTAAGAATTTAAGATTAAAGCAAGACAATTTAATACTGACTGCCACTGTACCACCTCACTGTAATCATAGGTTGTGCTCCTGCTTCTGCCCCTGTGTTTCAAACAGACTGAGAGATGTCAGGGTTTGACAATTTCAACACAGACTTTTACCAGTCCAGCTACAGTGTAGATGACCAAAGCCAGGCCGGCTATGGCTACAACAACGCTGAAAACCCCTACAACAAGTAAGTGAAGAAAGCCCTCCTTACATGATGCTTTCTCTGCTGTTACCGCCTCCGAGAGCAACATTATTGTAATgtaatgctttttttattttgtaattgaAACAACACACTTAGTAAGGAACTTTCCATTTCAAGCATAAAAAGGCACTTTGTCATTtaagtgaaagtgaaatgttgaGCATTATTACTTTGTGTTTCCCAGGCCATATGGTCAGTATGACTACTCCCAGCCCATGGGCTACTCTTCCCCAGGGATGATGCAGCCCCAGCAGCCATACACAGGACAAATTTTTCAACCCACACAAACCTACACTCCTTCCCCATCACAATCCATGTACAGTAGCAGCTTCGATGATGAGCCGCCGCTGCTAGAAGGTAGGTGAAGGAGACTATGACTTCTACCTGCTTTGCTCTTATACAGCTCCTCTTGCCTCTCATATAATATTCCTCATTTAGGAGTTCAGGAATATTGCAAGGGAAATTGCTATTAGGGCACAGTCGACTGACATTGAAACCATAGCTGGTCGCAGCATCTCAAAACTGAGGATTTGCTTTATTTACTCTGTTTCATATTACTGCGAACCAAATTCCTTTGTTTGCTCAGGTAATTTTAAGTAGAGTGCAGAAATAATCAGTtggtgaaaataataattagttgcacTGTTCACCAGCTTTTGGAATAATTGCAAGTTACTTTCCCAAAATCTAAAATTTTAGTCTTCCTGTTGAAATCAGTTTGCAGTATCACCTCTAGGACATGAACATGAACCTGTTGCAGTCACTAATGGAGTCAATAGAAGTGACTGATGGATGAAAGGTTGACAGTGCGACTGCAAATTGGCAGAGTTGAGCAGTATTTTCTTTCAGCTTATGCATATGTTAAAGCTTTTCATTGGCATACATGCTGTGCAGttaaacaattagttgattaagTAATTGAAGAAGTTATAATACCAGGAATTAGTGTTGCTTGCTGTAGTTTCCAGCTTGTTGTATGTTTGTACTGTGCTGCTTTACTCTATTGTATACATCAATTTTAAGAAGTCACTGTGGGATCTGGAAATTGTGACAGGCATTTTTACGTATGTTCTGACATGTTGTACACTAAAAAGTTAATTAAGTCATAATAATAGTCAACatattaatcaataaagaagatgatgatgaaaaaacgTACACAACccttttattattcacacaAGCTTGTGCTGATCAATGGTTATATTAGTGACTACCGACATACAAAGTACTGGGGCAGTATATGCATGTGTGGTGCCACACAGCTATCTTTGTCTTAGTgtcagactgacagctgagcagcatgggaaatgtggtcagaccatgaacatgaacacagatGATTGGTCAAACCTTCACAGTCTTTAGAGCTACAAAGGTCACATCCAGGGTCTGAAAGTAAGTCTTCTTCCTCACTGCCACTGTGGAACTGAACATTTCTACTGCTCACTCAGTGTTATTTAGTCTGTCActtgtctaaaaaaaaaactgtacactGAGTCAGTGGTACCTGACAGCAGAAATGTGGAATACTGTATATCATGTAACCTTTATCCTTGAATATTCTTAAgaattgctttttaaaaataatattgatAAGTAAATCTAACATGGTGGCAGGTTACCTGAAAATGTTACCTGCCACAGCCAACATTTGCCCTGTATTTGTCCAGTGGTAGGCACTAATTTCATTCCATGGGTTCACCTCAAGGCTATTCTGAGAAGAAATCACACTTTTATCCAAGAGAGAATCCACTGAATGTAAAGTCTGAGTATTCCTGGAAGagagttgtttatttattgtaacTCTAAAGGCCTGGTGTTGCTATAGCAAACCAGTAAACCATGTtgacattttcctctgatgtcACACTCAGAGTGGGAGTGTTGCaacagtaaaaaatgtaaagaattGAAAAAATGATGTACGACAGTTTTGCAAGTCATATAATCATGATTGTCCTTTTTCAAAGTTCCAGAACAACTCTTGAGTACTTCTCACCTTACTACTATGTTTGATCATAGTGCATTATCCAACATGTCTGGtatgttttcttcatcttaGAATTAGGAATCAACTTTGACCACATCTGGCAGAAGACTCTGACGGTGCTCCATCCAATGAAGGTAGCAGACGGCAGCATCATGAACGAGACAGACCTGGCCGGCCCCATGGTCTTCTGTTTGGCCTTCGGAGCCACACTTCTCCTGGTAAATCATATGGTTAACATTGGTACATATATGTCCGTACGGCTGTCATCATGTAGGCGTTTATATCTTGCTGTGTGGATCttattcccccccccccccccgtccaTTTACAGTCAGGTAAGATCCAGTTTGGCTATGTGTATGGCATCAGTGCAATTGGCTGCCTCGGCATGTACTGTCTGCTCAACCTAATGAGTATGACGGGCGTCTCCTTCGGCTGTGTGGCCAGCGTTCTCGGATACTGCCTCCTCCCAATGATCCTCCTCTCCAGCTTTGGAGTCCTCTTCTCTTTACAGTGAGTATACAGGAAAACAGTTTATGAACGTTAATATAGCCTATGAATCACTATACTATAGACCACACTACTAGACCCTGTTTAGTAGCATAACCTTCCCAGATAGGGTTTGTTGTATTAGTATAGTACGACTTTAAAATGGTCATTGGTTGCTACAGTTTAGATGAGCTTAAGTGTGATATTTATATGTCGGACTATTtaacttttctttgttgtttaaTAGGAGTTTCACAAATAGCCTTACATTCAATAAAACTGTataaatgctgctttcatgcaGGCAACTGTTAAAATAATCAGAGCctaacttcctgtttcctgcttgTTGTCTGTAGGGGCATGATGGGAATTATATTAACAGCAGCAATCATTGGCTGGTGCAGTTTGTCAGCCTCAAAGATCTTCATCTCGGCGTTGGCGATGGATGGGCAGCAGCTGTTAGTTGCTTACCCCTGCGCTCTCCTATATGGAGTCTTTGCACTCATCTCtgtcttctaaaaaaaaaaaatgagtaacagtttaaaaaagaaCTGCCCCCTTGTTTCTGTAAATTCATTGTAATTATTGTCAGTGGAATTAATTAGTAATTATTGGCTAATTACATTGTTATTACAGAAAAGGGGAGTTCCTGTACAAAACGGCACCAGGggttcttttctttgttttttcttttataagCCTCCACCGCTCACTACATCCTGACTTGACCATCTGCTGGCTGGAGTTTGTCTCACTCATGTCGTCTCTCCACCTTGCTCCCCTTATACATCTTAAAGGAGAGGactgtcaaatgtcaaatagAGAAAAATAACTTTCCTGTGGACCATGTTGAGCCTTAAACGACCTACTGCAGTCCTATGATTTTAAGGACATGAAGGGGAAGGAAGTGAGCAACTAGTTCACACAATGGAAACCCGAGGAGACAGTTTAATTTGGACAGAGATGGGAAAAGGCTCTCAGTTTCCAAGGAGGACAGTTAACCAACTCTCTGCCAACCCTGCAGCCCAATTTGGAGCCAGTGGAAATGCCACGTACCATGATTTTTGCGAAAGCTGTTATGGGCCATTTATGGCAAATACCTATAGATCCTGCAGCTGCAAGACTGCAGGAAACACCCATTTTCCTTCTGCACAAGACTACAGTAGCTCATTCTACTTCACCCAGAAAGGGCGCAGTATAATGAGGCGGGTCTCCTCTATATTTTCTCCAGGACTGAGGAGCCACGAATCTCATCATTTGTTCATCACAGCAGTGATCTGATCTttgatgtaaaaacagcagctgtgcttcATCTTCTCATgtaatgttttattatattCTCTTGAAATTCATTTGAGTTTTAATAACTTTcaagaagacaaaaatacagattgCACAAAAGTATTTTCTCAAAttttcaaaaccaaacaaatttGATTAGAATTGAGAATTAATAGTCTGAGAGATACTGTATATTTCCAAGTGCAGACACGTCTCTATAGATTGTTGCTATAGGTTGCATCCTTTACATTTCTTATATCTTTATTTTAGAGTCAACTCACTTTGTATGCTTTGATGTGTCATCTGTTGTTCAAGTCTTCTCATGCACATTAAAGTTGTCTTTGAAGGTTATCAGCCTTGTGACATTAAAAGCTACATTAAACAGTCAAGTAGATAATTGTAAAAAGTGATATAACGTCTATtagagggagacagaaataGGGACTATATTTGGCCTGTGGACCCGTCGCTGGCTGCTGTGTGCCAGAGGATGGCTGGTGAGCAATGGAAGAAGTGGGCGTATGATACATAATGACAGTTTTCAACAGCCTGGGGAGATTTTATCACAGCTGGTTGCTAGATCAAAAGAAATAATCTGCTTGCTTTGATCcataccatttttttttttaaatagctttttAGGTCGGGAAGACCTTCAAGGTTTAAAACAAGGTTTGTAATCATGTGAAAGGTGAGTGCAGAAGTTTCTCTCTGGATTTGTTTGCACCTCAAGCGCTAAAGCTTGGTCAGGTGAGGGCAGCATTAACCATACAGCACCTTCTCCTGCTTCACCCCTACAATAGAGTATTTCCACTAAAGTCATCAGCTGCAAGTACTCTTACAGGCCCTCTCACATGTCCAGGATGGGTTGATTAATGGGATTGGATGATATTTTTAGCTGAGCGATTCACGGCTGCTGTCATTGaatttttctgttaaatgttttcACCTAGGGAGTAGTTATTGACATGAGCAGCATGTTTGTCAGTAAAAACATCACCTTTACACCCTGGCACACAATACAGGTGCTACATATTCACAAGCTAGCATAAAAAGACTTTAATTTTTGCTTGCATAATTCGTCCCTAACAGTGTGGTCATGATACAGCACCAGGAACAACATAAGACACAAACTTCCTGGTATGACAGACCAGACCCCTGCAGAGATTATCACTGCACGATTGTCGAATTAAGTCATCTAGATCAGTGAAACCACAGTCGTCAATCAGTTGTGTTTGACGGATTAAAAACCAcaactgtgtgtgcaggaaatTGGTCAGTCTACGGTAGAACCACATTGATTGACTTCCTTATTTTAAGTAAAGCTTCTAAATGCAAAAACCCACATAATCTAAGTCAACAAGGTTGACAAGAAGAAATATTGAGTTTTATGGTTAGAACACAATCctatattttttcttctcccttctGGGCTTTCTTTGCGGTAatgtacacaaaacacacacacacaggggggcTCCTTAAATGGACAGTAACCCACTTAGGAGGAATGAAtaattcaaaaatgaaaatggagtgCTTTTTCTATTCCAACAAACTCGACATCAAGGAGATACTTTGCATTTCAAGTAAACCTTGCAGGAGCAGTCTGCTCTCACAGGCTGCTCTCTCATATGCACAAgtgtttatatacagtatgcatcTTCTGTATGTATAATCTGTTTTGTACATagaattaaaaagaaagtaGAATCGACCTGAATTTTAGTGTCAATTTCATTAATTTGTACGTGTGAAAGTGCTCAGTGTTGCACTTTCATGGGGATTGATTCGGTTTCTCTCTAAATAAAACGTGGTATATGTCATGAGTCCTTCTTGCAGCTtgtttcatgcacacacacacacacactctgtggtGTGCGTCTGGACTGGAGTGCTTCAAATTATTCTGCAGTTTTGCATCTTCTCAGCTCTGGGGAGCTCAGGAACAGTTGAAGGCATTGTCAGTAGGATAGAAGTGAGCAGGATGTTGACATTCACGCACCATTCGTGTATGTACGCTATCTGGTTTCAGCCAGTTTGCAGTTGGGTTTCAATATCTCGCATCTGGATTCACTCAGAGGCATTTTACATTCTCACattttccctcttctctttccctcaGAGAAGGAATTCATTCCAAAATTCCAATTTCTTCCTTTAAACGGGTCCTCATTCAAACCTCTTCACCATCTGATCATCCTCTCCTAGGGGTTCACAAACTTTTCAGAAGGTGCTGAAGTTCGAAAACTCTCGTAACTTAAGACACATTTACTTAATGCATTCCTGTGGTAATGTTTAAGGAAGGAAGACAGTGTGACTCATTCCCTGTGTGTAAAATAGTGCTGTTGAAAAATTGAAATGGATTTAAGATCGGCCAATGAGATGTCAAGTTGCATGTTAAGAGGGTGTGACTTTATCGCCCAGGATCAGCTTTTTATgcagcaagaaaaagaaaaacatttgaattcaCACAGTTAGACTCTATTATGTACAACTGTTTGCTTCCCAAATAATGAAATACTGCAAAGAGGCAGCAAACTGGTGTCACAATCCCTCTAAATTTTACAGGTTGTGCTCAGAGATATTACAGCATGAACAATGTGGCGATGATCACTATTCATGATGTAAACTACAGTCTTTCCTCGTGTTAGTAATCTCTCAACCCTGAGAGGATCTTTGAAGCTCAGAAACTGCACCAGCCAGTGACTGCTGACGTTAGTATAACTCCCATCATTCCTGTTAAGAGGGAAGCAGGAAGCTAGCTTTGATACCTATGTGGACTATTTTTGATGTGCTGACTTGACCTAAACACAGTTTGCAGAGATCCCTTCAGTACTGGATGTGAAGAAAAGTGACGTGCTTCACCTCTGCACAAAAATGTctaaatgaaaggaaataaatgtagtttGAAGACAGGAGTCAGTGCAGAACTTTGTTCCCTCACCTATTGCCATATTTTagtattttatcatttcattgGGCCAATGTGGTTTCAGAATTTGCTGAAAGTGCTGCTGTGAGCCAggcctcagcagctgcaggacttcTTATTCACAGTGTTTTGACATTATTGCCACAGACTCTTGGGTTATTTGTTAGGCGGATTTAATGGAGGTGACAGTGCGTGTCTTCCCATTTTAACAGGTAATGAGCCAAGGATTCTGCTGTTGTGTTCCCAACACTAATTCAAAATAGCAAAACAGGAATGAATAATAGAAGCTTGAAGCCAGAACTTCAAAGTAGTTGACTGTTTGGGATGGTCATTCCTTTCCCCACGTGGAATATTTGCTGTCCAAAAAGTGTAGAAAGCTTGATTGGAGCCAGATGGCAGTGAAACGACAAAATCAGCACCCATGCAAGCAAAGGAgctgtgtcttcctgttttgCATCACCACCCGGAACATTTACACCCAAGCGCCACCAGATGGCAGTGTTGAGTTATATATAACCTCTCCTCTTGGCTGGCTGAATATTGTTTTTGGTGTGTTCACATGGTTACAGCCTGACATTTCCCCCGGAGCGGTGACTACATctccacttcttttttttttctttttttttaaacttcctTACAGTCATTATCAGGAAATTTATGGCTCTCTCTGGACCAGATCAGCATCTATGAGGAGCTTCAGTCGGACCCACCCAGCTCACTGCTCAGACTGTTTCATGGGAGGActgtttacacatttatttGGTTGCCTCTTTTTTTTAGCTGCTTAGTTTGCAGGCTAACTGCTCATCTTACATAATATAGCGGAACATGCCATTAAGTGGACACATGCCTCAAGTATCCtgaatgcacatactgtacttttGCCATGGGTGGGCCCTGAGAGATCCCCAATAGCCCCTAATTTTGTCCCTGTAAACACCTCCTGCACGATAAAAGACCATCACTGTTACTAAAAGTGCAACATTTAAGTGAAATGAATGGGAAAACTGCAATGAAAGAAATATCGCTGAATGGTATAAAACCCTGTAATTTTACGCCCTGGAAAGAAAGTTTTATTAATATAAGTCATCACTGGAATGACCATGCTCCTCCTGCTAGAACTGTTCTGCCTGTCACTCCTCCATAATACTATAATATTTGTATTGACAATGCAAATAATCATAAAAATCATCATCACCTATAAACAGCTTTGGGAATAGCTGTGTAGCTGACCGGTCTGCTCGTCTCCAGGGAATAAGGGCCACCATACCATTATGTTACCTAATGGAGGATAATCTCACCTCCATCTGGCCGGCCTGAGCCGCAGTCTGTTCTGCCCAGCAAGCTGGCCCGGCTGACTGGTGAGTAGCAGCTAATGATGAAACCGTCTCCTGCTCTGCTAAAACAAAATACATGGAGCGAGACAAGCTGCGGGGACGGTGGCGGgggcgaggagaggagggaaacagaCAGGAGTTGTTCTACAgactaaaaaaagacaaaacataacctcatttcttttgtcttttaacaTAATAATGAGATTTGCACAATAACTGCATCAGGAATGGAATGATTTGTGACGAGCAGGCGATAAGGCTACTTTTGCATTTGCAGCTGGAGCtgtatcattcattttattaccACCGAGTGTGATTTTACATCAGTTCCTTGttaaagacaacaaaatgcatttatatttacCATATTAAATTAATTTGTGGTATGGCACAGTCTCTATTATATTGTTTAAAGCAAAATTATATTCACTGCGTTGTTATATTCAGCCATGGCTCATTCTACTGCCACTCTGAGTTGTAATAACACTTTAGGCAGACAATATTTTCTGTCAGGTCATCAAATCAACATCAATGTACtgacaggtaaaaaaaataat
Above is a genomic segment from Chelmon rostratus isolate fCheRos1 chromosome 14, fCheRos1.pri, whole genome shotgun sequence containing:
- the yipf5 gene encoding protein YIPF5, whose amino-acid sequence is MSGFDNFNTDFYQSSYSVDDQSQAGYGYNNAENPYNKPYGQYDYSQPMGYSSPGMMQPQQPYTGQIFQPTQTYTPSPSQSMYSSSFDDEPPLLEELGINFDHIWQKTLTVLHPMKVADGSIMNETDLAGPMVFCLAFGATLLLSGKIQFGYVYGISAIGCLGMYCLLNLMSMTGVSFGCVASVLGYCLLPMILLSSFGVLFSLQGMMGIILTAAIIGWCSLSASKIFISALAMDGQQLLVAYPCALLYGVFALISVF